The genomic window TCGGCCAGCTGTTCGGCAACCGCGATCACACGACGGTGATGTACGCGAACAAGAAGATCAGCGAGCTCATGAAGGAGCGCCGCTCGATCTACAACCAGGTCACCGAGCTCACCAGCCGCATCAAGCAGAACCACCGCTACAGCTAGTCGACTCCGTCCTCTCTCTCCTCCTGCCCGGTGCGATCCGGGATGCGGCCCGGGCCTTCGCCCGGGCCGTTTCGTCGCTCTCCCACAGCTTCCTGCCAGGTTCGAGGGTGGTTTCGCACACTGGGGACAGCTTGTGGATAACTGGGGATGACGGTGGTGACGGATTGTGGATGGAGGGCCCGCACCTGTGGGGGAGCATCCCATCGGGCAGCCGACCATCCCCTTAACCTCATGACCATTCCCGAGGCCTGTCCACAAATCACACGCGTGTGGTTTCCCGGCTTTCCGCGCTTTCCACCGAGTTATCCACACTGTGCACAACGGTTAATGAGGTTGCTCTTCGTTCTTCATTTAAGGCTCGAGGGGATAACCCTGACGGGGTCGGCGAACGACATCTTTCGGGGCGGTCGCGGTGTGCCACTATGGGAACCCGCGCTCCAAGGGGCGGGATTCTTGTCATACCGAGAGGCAGCCGCGTGAAGTTCCAGGTCAATCGCGATGTGTTCGCCGATGCCGTGTCGTTCGCCGTCAAGCTCCTCCCGCAGCGCACCACCCTGCCCATCCTCAGCGGCGTCCTCCTGCGCGCCGAGGGCGAGACCCTCACGCTGTCGTCGTTCGACTACGAGGTCTCGGCGCAGACGCAGGTCACGGCCGACATCGAGGAGGGCGGCACGGTGCTCGTCTCCGGCCGGCTGCTGAGCGACATCGCCTCGCGCCTGCCGAACGCCCCGGTGGAGTTCACCCGCGAGGAGAGCAAGATCGTCGTGCGCTGCGGCACCGCGCGCTTCACCCTCTCGATGATGCCGGTCGAGGAGTACCCGAGCCTCCCGGTCGTCGACGGCCCCAGCGGCGTGCTGCCCGGTGACGCCTTCGCCGATGCCGTGGGCCAGGTCGCCGTCGCGGCCTCGCGCGACGATGTGACGCCCGTCATCACCGGAGTGCAGCTGGAGATCGCCGACAACCGTCTCTCGCTCGTCGCGACCGACCGCTACCGCGTCGCGGTCCGCGAGATCGACTGGGAGTCCTCCGCGGTCGCCGAGGGGGTCACCGCCCTCGTGCCGTCGCGCACCCTCTCCGAGATCGGCAAGATCTTCTCCCACACCGCCCAGGTGACGGTCACGATCGTCTCGGGCGGCGACCGCGAGCTCATCGCGTTCTCGTCGGCGGAGAAGACCGTGACCTCGTTGCTGATCAAGGGCAACTTCCCGCCCGTCAAGCGACTGTTCCCCGAGACGGTGGAGAACTACGCCGTCATGAGCACGGCCGAGCTCATCGAGGCCACCCGTCGCGTCTCGCTCGTGCTCGAGCGCGACGCCGCTCTGCGCTACAGCTTCTCGGTCGACGGCCTCACCCTCGAGGCCCTCGGCAGCGAGAACGCGCAGGCCTCCGAGACGATCGATGCGCACCTCGTCGGCGTCGACACCGTCGTGTCGCTCAAGCCGCAGTTCCTCATCGACGGGCTCGCGGCCGTGCACAGCGAGTTCGTGCGCATCTCGTTCACGAAGACCGACAACCCGAACAAGCCCGGCCCGGTGCTCATCACGAGCCAGTCCTCGAAGGACCAGCCCGGCGCCGACAACTACCGCTACCTGCTGCAGCCGAACCTGCTGCTGCGGTAACGCCGGCGCGTGCACGTCACCCACCTCTCGCTCGTCGACTTCCGCAACTACGGGCGGGCCGAGGTCGAGCTCGCCCCGGGCACCGTCCTCTTCGTCGGGCGCAACGGCCAGGGAAAGACGAACCTCGTCGAGGCGATCGGCTACGCCAGCACCGTCTCCTCGCACCGCGTCTCGAGCGACCAGGCGCTCGTGCGCTTCGGCGCCGAGGCCGCGATCGTGCGCATGCGCGTCCAGCACGAGGATCGGGCGCTCGTCGTCGAGGTGCAGATCAACCGCACCGGGGCGAACAAGGCCCAGGTCAACCGCGGTGCCATCCGCGTGCGCGAGCTCCCCCGGTACTTCTCGAGCGTGCTGTTCGCCCCCGAGGATCTCGCCCTGGTCCGCGGCGAGCCCTCGGGTCGCCGCGGGTTCCTCGACACCCTGGTCGTGCAGCGGGCACCGCGGTTCGCCGGCGTCATGGCCGACTACGACCGGGTGCTCCGGCAGCGCAACTCCCTGCTGAAGTCGGCCAGGGCCTCGCGCATCCCCGCCGACGCGCTCACGACGCTCGACGTCTGGGACGACCGGCTGGTCGAGCTGGGTACCGAGCTGATGATCGCGCGGCACGAGCTCGTCTCCGCCCTGCGACCCTTCATCGGGCAGGCGTACCGGGCCGTCGCCGGGGACGATCACGCGGTGCGCGTCGGACTGCAGGTCTCGATCGACGGCGAGGCGGGCATCCCGGCATTCGAGGCGGATGCCCCGCTCGATGTCGACGAGGTGCGCGAGCGCTTCCGCACCGCGGTGGCCGGCCGCCGCCGCGCCGAGCTGGATCGTGCGGTGACCCTCGTCGGCCCCCACCGCGACGACCTCGTGCTCGAGCTCAACGGACTGCCGGCCCGCGGCTACGCCAGTCATGGCGAGAGCTGGTCCTTCGCCCTCGCGCTCAAGCTCGCCTCCGCGCAGGTGCTGCGCGCCGAGGCGGTCGCCGGCGACCCGGTGCTCGTGCTCGACGACGTGTTCGCCGAGCTGGACGAGGGTCGTCGCGAGCGGCTGGCCGACGCGGTCGGCGACTTCGAGCAGGTGCTCATCACGGCGGCGGTCGGCGGGGACGTGCCGGCCCGACTGCGGGCGACCACGGTGACTATCGCGGCGGGCGCCATCGTCGAGCCGGCGTCGATTCCCACAGGTGTGGATAACCCTGGGGACAAGGGTGCGGAAAATACATCTGATCATCAGGATGCGGTCCGCGCCGATCGTGAACCCGATTCGACCGCGGCCGAGTCCGAGACGGTGACAGAGTCCGGTGATGCTCCATGAGCCCGCGCGGCACGGAGGGCGGGGAATCCGAGGCCTCCGCGGTCTACCAGCGCCTGCGACGGCTGTTCGGCGACCCGGCGCTGCGCTCGCGCGACGGGCGCAAGCGGGCGGCGGCGAAGCGCGACCGCACCGACTCGGCCCCCTTCGGGCTCGGACGCGACGCGTCCGGTCTCGGCGACGTGCTCGAGGGCATGACGCGGCGCATGGGCTGGGCATCGCCGCTGGCGAAGGGCGAGCTGCTGCTCGACTGGCCCGACCTCGTCGGCCCCGACGTCGCCGCGCACTCCCAACCCGTCGGCATCGAGGACGAGGTGCTCACGGTGCAGTGCGACTCCACGGCCTGGGCGACGCAGCTGCGGCTCATGCGCGCCGAGATCCTCACGACGATCCTGCGGCGCTATCCCGATGCGCAGGTGACGAGCATCCGCTTCGACGGGCCGGGTGCTCCGAGCTGGAAGCGGGGCCCGCGGTCCATTCCCGGCCGCGGCCCCAGAGACACGTACGGGTAGGAACGGCGAATCACCCCAGGCGGCTTATGAAATCTCCCCAGAGAGCCGTTCTGACGCCGGTGAGGGGCGGATTTTTGATAGGATCGAACCGTCATCGCACGACCTCTCGGGTCCCGCGATCGGCCGCAGAGTCCCTGATCGACTCGCACGCACGACCCGCATGGTCGACCCGCGTGCCCGATCGGGCGAGAAGAACCGTCGGGAGCGCAATTCCATATGACCACCACCCCCTCCACCCCCGAGTCGGATGAGGCGTACGGCGCGAACCAGATCCAGGTGCTCGAAGGGCTCGAGGCGGTGCGCAAGCGCCCGGGCATGTACATCGGCTCCACCGGCCCGCGCGGTCTGCACCACCTCGTCTACGAGATCGTCGACAACTCGGTCGATGAGGCGCTCGCCGGCTTCTGCGACTCCATCGATGTGACGATCCTCGCCGACGGCGCCGTGCGGGTCGTCGACAACGGCCGCGGAATCCCCGTCGACATCCACCCGGTCGAGAAGAAGTCGACCGTCGAGGTCGTGCTCACCATCCTGCACGCCGGCGGCAAGTTCGGCGGCGGCGGGTACGCGGTCTCCGGCGGCCTCCACGGCGTCGGCAGCTCGGTGGTCAACGCGCTCTCGCAGAAGCTCGAGGTCGAGGTCCGCCGCCAGGGCAACGTCTACCGGCAGAGCTACCAGAACGGCGTGCCGGATGCCCCGCTCGCCAAGGGCGAGGCCTCGAGCGCGAACGGCACCACCATCACGTTCTGGCCGAACGACGAGATCTTCGAGACCGTCCACTTCGACTACGAGACGCTGCGCAACCGCTTCCAGCAGATGGCCTTCCTCAACAAGGGCCTGCGCATCGCCATCACCGATGAGCGCGCGCATGCCGCAGATCCCGAGGAGCTCGAGGGCACCCCGGCGCTGGATGCCGCCGCGACCGAGGCCGGCCCGCGTCACGAGGAGTTCCTCTACGAGCAGGGTCTCGTCGACTACGTGCAGTTCCTCAACTCCTCGAAGAAGATCGAGGTCGTGCACCCCGAGATCATCTCCTTCGAGTCGGAGGACACCGAGCGGCGCATCGCCCTCGAGGTGGCCATGCAGTGGACGACCGCGTACAGCGAGAGCGTGCACACCTACGCCAACACGATCAACACCCACGAGGGCGGCACGCACGAGGAGGGCTTCCGTGCGGCGCTGACGACGCTCGTCAACCGCTACGCGCGCGAGAAGGGCCTGCTCAAGGAGAAGGACGAGAACCTCTCAGGCGACGACGTGCGCGAGGGCCTCACCGCCGTCGTCTCGGTCAAGCTCGGCGAGCCGCAGTTCGAGGGCCAGACGAAGACCAAGCTCGGCAACACCGAGGCGAAGTCCTTCGTGCAGAAGGTCACCGGTGAGTTCCTCGGCGACTGGTTCGAGCGCAACCCCGGTCAGGCGCGCGACGTCATCAAGAAGGCGCAGTTCGCCGCGGCCGCCCGCATGGCCGCGCGCAAGGCGCGCGAGCAGACCCGTCGCAAGGGGCTGCTCGAGTCGGGCGGCATGCCCGGCAAGCTCAAGGACTGCCAGTCGAAGGATCCGTCGCTCAGCGAGATCTTCATCGTCGAGGGCGACTCGGCCGGCGGCTCGGCCGTGCAGGGCCGCAACCCCGAGACCCAGGCGATCCTCCCGCTGCGCGGCAAGATCCTCAACGTCGAGAAGGCGCGACTCGATCGGGCCCTCGGCAACGCCGAGATCCAGGCGATGGTCACCGCCTTCGGCGCGAGCATCGGCGAGGAGTTCGACGCCGAGAAGGTGCGGTACCACAAGATCGTGCTCATGGCCGATGCCGACGTCGACGGCCAGCACATCACGACGCTGCTGCTCACCCTGCTCTTCCGCTACATGCGGCCGCTCATCGAGAACGGCTACGTCTACCTCGCGCAGCCGCCGCTGTACCGCCTCAAGTGGTCGAACGCGGCCGACGAGTACGTCTTCAGCGACCGCGAGCGGGATGCCCTGCTCGAGGCCGGCCTCGCCGCGGGCAAGCGCATCCCGAAGGACAACGGCGTGCAGCGCTACAAGGGTCTCGGCGAGATGAACCACCAGGAGCTCTGGGAGACCACCATGAACCCCGACACCCGCACGCTCCTGCAGGTGACCCTCGACGACGCCGCGATCGCCGACTCCGTGTTCTCGACCCTCATGGGCGAGGACGTCGAGTCGCGCCGCACTTTCATCCAGCAGAACGCGAAGGACGTGCGGTTCCTCGACATCTAGTCGAGCATCCCGCCCCCATCCCCTTTTCTCCCCCCTCCCGATTGAGGACGTGACACATGGCCGACGACATCACCGACGTCGACGACAGCACCAGCCCCGGGCCCGGCGGCAAGGTCAACCAGGTCGACCTGCAGCTCGAGATGCAGCGCTCGTACCTCGACTACGCGATGAGCGTCATCGTCGGGCGCGCGCTGCCCGACGTGCGCGACGGGCTCAAGCCCGTGCACCGTCGCGTGCTCTACGCGATGTTCGACGGCGGCTACCGCCCCGACAAGGCGTTCTCGAAGTGCTCGCGCGTCGTCGGCGACGTCATGGGCCAGTTCCACCCGCACGGCGACTCGGCGATCTACGACGCCCTCGTGCGCCTCGTGCAGCCCTGGAGCATGCGCTACCCGCTCGCCTCGGGCCAGGGCAACTTCGGTTCCCCCGGCAACGACGGCGCGGCCGCGCCCCGGTACACCGAGACCAAGATGGCCCCGCTCGCCATGGAGATGGTGCGGGACATCGAGGAGAACACGGTCGATTTCCAGGACAACTACGACGGCCGCACGCGCGAGCCGAGCATCCTGCCCTCGCGGTTCCCCAACCTGCTCGTCAACGGCTCCGTCGGCATCGCCGTCGGCATGGCCACCAACATCCCGCCGCACAACCTGCGCGAGGTGGCCTCCGCCGCCCTCTGGCACCTCGAGAACCCCGAGGCGAGCCGCGAGGAGCTGCTCGACGCGACCCTGCAGCGCATCAAGGGCCCCGACTTCCCGACGGGCGCGCAGATCCTCGGCATCAAGGGCATCCAGGACGCGTACCGCACCGGCCGCGGCTCGATCACGATGCGCGCGGTCGTGACGGTCGAGGAGATCCAGAACCGCACGTGCCTCGTCATCACCGAGCTGCCGTACCAGGTGAACCCCGACAACCTGGCGATCAAGATCGCCGATCTCGTCAAGGAGGGGCGCCTCACCGGCATCGCCGACATCCGCGACGAGTCGTCGGGCCGCACCGGCCAGCGCCTCGTGATCGTGCTCAAGCGTGATGCGATCGCCAAGGTCGTGCTCAACAACCTCTACAAGCACACCCCCCTGCAGGACAACTTCGGCGCCAACATGCTCGCGATCGTCGACGGCGTGCCCCGCACCCTGCCGATCGACGGCTTCATCACGCTGTGGACGGCCCACCAGGTCGAGGTCATCGTCCGACGCACCCAGTACCGGCTCGACAAGGCCGAGGCCGACGCCCACATCCTGCGCGGCTACCTGAAGGCGCTGGATGCCCTCGACGAGGTCATCGCCCTCATCCGTCGCTCGCCCACGGTCGAGGAGGCCCGCGACGGGCTCATGGAGCTGCTCGCCGTCGACGAGCTGCAGGCCAACGCCATCCTCAGCCTGCAGCTGCGCCGCCTCGCGGCTCTGGAGCGGCAGAAGATCCAGGAGCAGGCCGAGGAGCTCGAGCGGCTCATCGCGGACTACAAGGAGATCCTCGCGAGCCCGGAGCGGCAGCGCACGATCATCTCCGACGAGCTCACCGAGATCGTCAGCAAGTACGGCGACGACCGCCGCACCGAGATCATGTTCGGCTTCGACGGCGACATGAGCGTGGAGGACCTCATCCCCGAGGAGGAGATGGTCGTCACCGTCACCCGCGGGGGGTACATCAAGCGCACCCGCAGCGACAACTACCGCTCGCAGCATCGCGGCGGCAAGGGCGTCAAGGGGGCGCAGCTGCGCGCCGACGACGTCGTCGAGCACTTCTTCGTCACGACGACCCACCACTGGCTGCTGTTCTTCACCACCACCGGCCGCGTCTACCGCCTCAAGGCCTACGAGGTGCAGGAGGCCGGCCGCGACGCCAAGGGTCAGCACGTGGCCAACCTCCTCGCCCTGCAGCCGGGGGAGGAGATCGCCCAGATCCTCGACATCCGCGACTACTCGGCGGCGCCGTACCTCGTGCTCGCCACCCGCCGCGGCCTCGTCAAGAAGACCGCGCTGACCGAGTACGACACGAACCGCACCGGCGGCATCATCGCGATCAACCTGCGCGAGGGCGACGAGCTCGTCTCGGCGATGCTCGTCGAGGACGACAGCGACATCCTGCTCATCTCGCGCGGCGGCATGTCGGTGCGCTTCACCGCCGGCGACTCGGCGCTGCGGCCCATGGGCCGCTCGACCTCCGGCGTCATGGGCATGACCTTCCGCGGGGAGGATCACCTGCTCTCCGCCTCCGTCGTGCACGAGGGCGGATCGGTCTTCGTCGTCACCGAGGGCGGCTACGCCAAGCGCACCGCCGTCGACCAGTACCGCGTGCAGGGCCGCGGCGGCCTCGGCATCAAGGTCGCCAAGCTCAACGACGACCGCGGCGGTCTCGCCGGCGGCATCATCGTCGGCGACGACGACGAGGTGCTCGTCGTGCTCGCGAGCGGCAAGGTCGTGCGCTCCGCCGTGTCGGAGGTGCCCGCCAAGGGCCGCGACACCATGGGCGTCGTCTTCGCCCGACTCGCCGAGGACGACCGGATCATCGCGATCGCGCGCAACAGCGAGCGGAACCTGGAAGAATCTGACGCTGAACCGGTGGACGACCCGTCCGCCGTGGACGCCCCGGCGGCTGACGCAGTCGACGAGGCCGGGAAGGACGCCTAAGTGAGTACCGTCGCCGAGAAGCTGCAGCGCAAGTCGCAGCGCTCCGTGCCCACCAAGCAGGTGCGCCTCAAGCTCGTCTACATCGACTTCTGGTCGGCGGTGAAGCTCTCCTTCCTCCTCGCCGTCTGCGGTGCGGTCGTGCTGCTCGTCGCCACGTTCTTCGTCTGGGTCGTCATCTCGAGCGTGGGCGTCATCGCCGAGGCGCAGGAGCTGCTGACGAGCATCCTGGGGGAGAGCGCCGCCAGCCTCACGTCGTTCTTCGCCCTGCCGCAGGTCATGCTGTTCGCCGGTGTCGTGGCGGTGCTCAACGTCGTCGGCGGCACCGCCCTCGGCGCGATCAGCGCCCTGCTCTACAACCTCAGCGTGCGGTTCACCGGCGGCCTGCTCGTCGGCTTCACCAACAACTGAGGTCGCCCTCGCCCCGATTACGGGTGAGGTGGCCGGGTCGTGTACAGTCGTCTTCGGCCTACGGGGATATAGCTCAGGCGGTTAGAGCGCTTCGCTGATAACGAAGAGGTCCGAGGTTCAAGTCCTCGTATCCCCACTCCGTATTCATGATCACGCCGCCGCTCCTGCGGCGTGATGACCATTGCCGGGTAAGCAGTGGCCCGGCACCCAGCGTCTCGAGTCGGTAGTCTTGGATGCAGGGGGCCTTAGCTCAATTGGTAGAGCGCCTGCTTTGCAAGCAGGAGGTCAGGAGTTCGATTCTCCTAGGCTCCACTCCGTTTTTGGTCACGCCGCCGCTTCTGCGGCGTGACGTCGCTCATGGTCACGCCGCCGCTTCTGCGGCGTGACGTCCGCTCGGCGTCACGAGCGCGGTCGCGACGCTCCGCTCGGCCGGGGCCGGGATGCTCGCATTCGGTCAGCCGTTGAGCCGGGGTGCCTCTGTGGCTTCAGAGTCGGCCTGATCCCCGTCGCCGAACCGCCCATCAGCTCGGGTTAACGAGGAACGGCGCCCCGAGGGGCGCCGTTCGCTGCTGCAGGTGCGGGGATCAGATCTCCGGCGACGGGGTCGACGTCGTGCCGGTTCTGCCGGACTCGGGCTCGTCCTCGACCCAGAGGTCGTCGTCCGGGCGCAGCGTCTGCCACGCGGCATAGGCGATGCCCGCCACGGCGACGACGCCGAGACCGATGAGGATGAACGTGCCGGGCCCGGGGGAGGGCTTCACCTCGACCAGACCGAGACGCTGGCCGGCCTTGGTGGCGACCTCCTGGCTCGCGCGCGATGCCGTCTTGATCGCTTCGCGCAGGTGCTTGTCGCGAGCGACCTCGAGCGCGGCGAGCGCGGAGCCCACGGCGCCCGTCACCGCGGGGACGACGTCGTCGGTGATGGTGTGCTTGGTGACGTGGCCCGCGTGGCGCACGGCGCCGACGGTCGTGTCGACGGCGGGGGCGAGGCGGCGGTCGTAGGAGTCGCGCACCCGGGGGGCGACGTCCTTGCGCGCGACGTCCCCGACGGTGACGCCGGCCGAGCGGAGCACCTTCGCGGCGTGCTCGAGAACCTCGCGCTGCTCACCCCAGACGTTCTCGGCGGCTCCCCGCAGCTTCTTCAATTCGCGGCGGCGCTTGCGTGACAGTCCCATGACGGTCCTCCAAAGGGTGGCGATCGGTGTCGCCCCCATCCTGGCACTGTCCCTGCTCGCACCCAACCCGCGAGGATCGGATGCTCAGGAAGCCCCAACGGGGCCCCGTGGAAGAATGGAGCCCATGTCGATCCACACTGCAGTCGCCACCGTCCACACGACCCTCGGCGACATCCGCATCAACCTGTTCGGGAACCACGCTCCCAAGACCGTCAAGAACTTCGTCGGCCTCGCCAAGGGCACCATCGAGTGGACCCACCCCTCCACGGGGGAGAAGACCACGAAGCCGCTCTACGACGGCGTGATCTTCCACCGCATCATCAAGCAGTTCATGATCCAGGGCGGCGACCCGCTCGGTCAGGGCATCGGCGGCCCCGGCTACGAGTTCGACGACGAGATCCACCCCGAGCTGCAGTTCTCCGAGCCGTACCTGCTCGCCATGGCCAACGCCGGCAAGCGCGGCGGCAAGGGCACCAACGGCTCGCAGTTCTTCATCTCCACCGTGCCGACGCCGTGGCTCAACGGCAACCACACGATCTTCGGCGTCGTCGCCGACGAGGAGTCGCGCAAGGTCGTCGACGCCATCGAGGCGACGCCGACCGACGGCCGCGACAAGCCGCTCACCGACGTCTCGATCACGAGCATCGACGTCGCCGAGGTCTGATGACCCACCCGGAGGAGGGCGGCTCGGCGGCGGCAGCAGGCCCCTCGGTCTGCTACCGCCACCCCGACCGCCCCTCCTTCGTGCGGTGCCAGCGCTGCGGTCGCACGATCTGCGGCGAGTGCCAGACCCCGGCTGCGGTCGGGGTGCACTGCCCCGAGTGCACGGCCGCGGCACGGGCATCCGCCCCGCGCACCGCCTCGCCGATCGCCCGCGCGTTCCGCCGCGGCTCGAGCACCCCCGTGGTCACCTATTCGATCATCGGGCTGACCCTCGCGGTCTACGTGCTGCAGCTCATCAGCG from Microcella daejeonensis includes these protein-coding regions:
- a CDS encoding DUF3566 domain-containing protein, encoding MSTVAEKLQRKSQRSVPTKQVRLKLVYIDFWSAVKLSFLLAVCGAVVLLVATFFVWVVISSVGVIAEAQELLTSILGESAASLTSFFALPQVMLFAGVVAVLNVVGGTALGAISALLYNLSVRFTGGLLVGFTNN
- the recF gene encoding DNA replication/repair protein RecF (All proteins in this family for which functions are known are DNA-binding proteins that assist the filamentation of RecA onto DNA for the initiation of recombination or recombinational repair.) — its product is MHVTHLSLVDFRNYGRAEVELAPGTVLFVGRNGQGKTNLVEAIGYASTVSSHRVSSDQALVRFGAEAAIVRMRVQHEDRALVVEVQINRTGANKAQVNRGAIRVRELPRYFSSVLFAPEDLALVRGEPSGRRGFLDTLVVQRAPRFAGVMADYDRVLRQRNSLLKSARASRIPADALTTLDVWDDRLVELGTELMIARHELVSALRPFIGQAYRAVAGDDHAVRVGLQVSIDGEAGIPAFEADAPLDVDEVRERFRTAVAGRRRAELDRAVTLVGPHRDDLVLELNGLPARGYASHGESWSFALALKLASAQVLRAEAVAGDPVLVLDDVFAELDEGRRERLADAVGDFEQVLITAAVGGDVPARLRATTVTIAAGAIVEPASIPTGVDNPGDKGAENTSDHQDAVRADREPDSTAAESETVTESGDAP
- the gyrA gene encoding DNA gyrase subunit A — protein: MADDITDVDDSTSPGPGGKVNQVDLQLEMQRSYLDYAMSVIVGRALPDVRDGLKPVHRRVLYAMFDGGYRPDKAFSKCSRVVGDVMGQFHPHGDSAIYDALVRLVQPWSMRYPLASGQGNFGSPGNDGAAAPRYTETKMAPLAMEMVRDIEENTVDFQDNYDGRTREPSILPSRFPNLLVNGSVGIAVGMATNIPPHNLREVASAALWHLENPEASREELLDATLQRIKGPDFPTGAQILGIKGIQDAYRTGRGSITMRAVVTVEEIQNRTCLVITELPYQVNPDNLAIKIADLVKEGRLTGIADIRDESSGRTGQRLVIVLKRDAIAKVVLNNLYKHTPLQDNFGANMLAIVDGVPRTLPIDGFITLWTAHQVEVIVRRTQYRLDKAEADAHILRGYLKALDALDEVIALIRRSPTVEEARDGLMELLAVDELQANAILSLQLRRLAALERQKIQEQAEELERLIADYKEILASPERQRTIISDELTEIVSKYGDDRRTEIMFGFDGDMSVEDLIPEEEMVVTVTRGGYIKRTRSDNYRSQHRGGKGVKGAQLRADDVVEHFFVTTTHHWLLFFTTTGRVYRLKAYEVQEAGRDAKGQHVANLLALQPGEEIAQILDIRDYSAAPYLVLATRRGLVKKTALTEYDTNRTGGIIAINLREGDELVSAMLVEDDSDILLISRGGMSVRFTAGDSALRPMGRSTSGVMGMTFRGEDHLLSASVVHEGGSVFVVTEGGYAKRTAVDQYRVQGRGGLGIKVAKLNDDRGGLAGGIIVGDDDEVLVVLASGKVVRSAVSEVPAKGRDTMGVVFARLAEDDRIIAIARNSERNLEESDAEPVDDPSAVDAPAADAVDEAGKDA
- a CDS encoding DNA helicase encodes the protein MGLSRKRRRELKKLRGAAENVWGEQREVLEHAAKVLRSAGVTVGDVARKDVAPRVRDSYDRRLAPAVDTTVGAVRHAGHVTKHTITDDVVPAVTGAVGSALAALEVARDKHLREAIKTASRASQEVATKAGQRLGLVEVKPSPGPGTFILIGLGVVAVAGIAYAAWQTLRPDDDLWVEDEPESGRTGTTSTPSPEI
- a CDS encoding DUF721 domain-containing protein; this encodes MSPRGTEGGESEASAVYQRLRRLFGDPALRSRDGRKRAAAKRDRTDSAPFGLGRDASGLGDVLEGMTRRMGWASPLAKGELLLDWPDLVGPDVAAHSQPVGIEDEVLTVQCDSTAWATQLRLMRAEILTTILRRYPDAQVTSIRFDGPGAPSWKRGPRSIPGRGPRDTYG
- the gyrB gene encoding DNA topoisomerase (ATP-hydrolyzing) subunit B, translating into MTTTPSTPESDEAYGANQIQVLEGLEAVRKRPGMYIGSTGPRGLHHLVYEIVDNSVDEALAGFCDSIDVTILADGAVRVVDNGRGIPVDIHPVEKKSTVEVVLTILHAGGKFGGGGYAVSGGLHGVGSSVVNALSQKLEVEVRRQGNVYRQSYQNGVPDAPLAKGEASSANGTTITFWPNDEIFETVHFDYETLRNRFQQMAFLNKGLRIAITDERAHAADPEELEGTPALDAAATEAGPRHEEFLYEQGLVDYVQFLNSSKKIEVVHPEIISFESEDTERRIALEVAMQWTTAYSESVHTYANTINTHEGGTHEEGFRAALTTLVNRYAREKGLLKEKDENLSGDDVREGLTAVVSVKLGEPQFEGQTKTKLGNTEAKSFVQKVTGEFLGDWFERNPGQARDVIKKAQFAAAARMAARKAREQTRRKGLLESGGMPGKLKDCQSKDPSLSEIFIVEGDSAGGSAVQGRNPETQAILPLRGKILNVEKARLDRALGNAEIQAMVTAFGASIGEEFDAEKVRYHKIVLMADADVDGQHITTLLLTLLFRYMRPLIENGYVYLAQPPLYRLKWSNAADEYVFSDRERDALLEAGLAAGKRIPKDNGVQRYKGLGEMNHQELWETTMNPDTRTLLQVTLDDAAIADSVFSTLMGEDVESRRTFIQQNAKDVRFLDI
- the dnaN gene encoding DNA polymerase III subunit beta, whose amino-acid sequence is MKFQVNRDVFADAVSFAVKLLPQRTTLPILSGVLLRAEGETLTLSSFDYEVSAQTQVTADIEEGGTVLVSGRLLSDIASRLPNAPVEFTREESKIVVRCGTARFTLSMMPVEEYPSLPVVDGPSGVLPGDAFADAVGQVAVAASRDDVTPVITGVQLEIADNRLSLVATDRYRVAVREIDWESSAVAEGVTALVPSRTLSEIGKIFSHTAQVTVTIVSGGDRELIAFSSAEKTVTSLLIKGNFPPVKRLFPETVENYAVMSTAELIEATRRVSLVLERDAALRYSFSVDGLTLEALGSENAQASETIDAHLVGVDTVVSLKPQFLIDGLAAVHSEFVRISFTKTDNPNKPGPVLITSQSSKDQPGADNYRYLLQPNLLLR
- a CDS encoding peptidylprolyl isomerase yields the protein MSIHTAVATVHTTLGDIRINLFGNHAPKTVKNFVGLAKGTIEWTHPSTGEKTTKPLYDGVIFHRIIKQFMIQGGDPLGQGIGGPGYEFDDEIHPELQFSEPYLLAMANAGKRGGKGTNGSQFFISTVPTPWLNGNHTIFGVVADEESRKVVDAIEATPTDGRDKPLTDVSITSIDVAEV